The nucleotide sequence CGGCATGCGGCGCGGGTGGCGGCGCGTCCCGGGCACGTGCTCCTCGTTCAGTCCCTGCAGCGGGCATTCCTGGGAGGCGCCGCCCAACTGCTGCCGCTCATGGGCGGAGAGGCGCTGCGCGAGTGTGCCTTCCGCGCGATGGCGATTCTGAACGAGCGCGACATGCAGGCACTTCAGCATGAGCTGCCAGCGCTGCTGAAGGCTCGCGATGAGCGCGTGCTGAATGCCTTCGCTCCCGTCCCCATGAAGCCTGCGTCCCCCGAGGCCCCATGCGCCCAGGAGGGACTCGTTGGTGCGCCCGTGGCAGCCACTGAGATGGCGGACGCGCCGGAGGTACGCCCTTCTGTCGAGGAGCGGAGCCCCGGTTGCCTTGAACCGGCCTCCGAGGACACCGAGACGCTCGGGGTTGCGCCGTGCCCTCAGGTGCAGGCCCTCTCCGTGGCTCCGGCCAGCGAGCCACTGCTATCTCCAACAGCTCCGGGGCCTACTCCCCCTGAGGTTGATGGAGCGCGCGCCGAGAGAGAGGTAATGGGCTCGGCCTTGGGCAACCTGTCCAGCTGTCGGGCTGATGGGGACGGTTCGTCTCCGGAGAGCGGCCTCCCGCGGATCGACGCTTCAGCTACCGGCCCTTGTGGACCACCCTGCGCGAGCCTTGCTTGCGCGCAGGATGGGTCAACGTGCCTCGGGCCTCCTGATCAGCCGCCGTAGCAGTTCAGGGTCGAGCCGCCACAGTAGCTGGAGCCGGAGTTGCTCCAGGAGCCCGCCGAGTTGGTGCAGATCTGGTTCTGCCGGCGCTCCAGCGTGGGCGTGCAGCAGCCCACCTTGATGGTGCGCGTCTGGCCGGGGATGCAGCCTGCCTGCGCGGACACCTCCTGCGTGTCCTCCTGCAGCGGTGCGCCCTCCTCCGGCGCCTCCACGCCACAGCCCACGGTCCCCAGCAGGCAGCCCACCAGCAACAGTCCCCGCTTCAGCGTCTTCATGTGTCGCTCCCGGTTGTCGTGCTTCACGGCGGCCCGGGACGCTATCAGGGACTTCCGTCTTCACCAGGATGAACGGGATTGCCCGAACCCGGGAGTCGGGCCCACAACACCGTGGCGTTGGGCCGGGCGGGCTCCGGGGTGATGCCCAGCCTCTTGAAGTCCTTCGAGTAGCGCGAGCCCTTCAACACCACCACCCGGCGTGCCACGCGCCGGGCTTGGTCCACCGTCTCGCGCGTCAGCGGCGAGTAGTCCGCGTGGCGGCGCAGCGCTTCGAACGCGGCGGAGGACTTGCGCTCGCGCTCGAACATCGGATCGAAGAGCACCACGTCGAACGCGCCGTCTGGCAGCCCGCGCAGGAACTCCGCCGCGTCCGCGTACACCGCGCTCACCGCGCAGGCGGCCGGGTGGCGCTCGAGCCCCTTGAGCCCGTGCCGCACCAGGAGATACAGCGCCGGACTCTTCTCCAGCGCGATGACGCTTCCGCCCGGCCCCACCAGCCGCGCCGCCACCTGCGCATCCGCGCCCAGGCCCAGCGTGCAGTCCAACACGCGCTCCCCTTCGCGCAGGGCCGCGACGCGCACGAGCTGGTCCTCCATCACGCCCGCGTCCAGCTGCTTCACTCGCAGGTGCGCCAGCCCCGGTGAGAAGCGCAGCGTCC is from Corallococcus exiguus and encodes:
- a CDS encoding class I SAM-dependent methyltransferase, translated to MSLPPGTQTSSRQPLVVTTSDRVDAPLAQRARSAAEAVGVPYVERHHKLPLKKLLTDMADALIVFESTAVSLVDAEGTLRFSPGLAHLRVKQLDAGVMEDQLVRVAALREGERVLDCTLGLGADAQVAARLVGPGGSVIALEKSPALYLLVRHGLKGLERHPAACAVSAVYADAAEFLRGLPDGAFDVVLFDPMFERERKSSAAFEALRRHADYSPLTRETVDQARRVARRVVVLKGSRYSKDFKRLGITPEPARPNATVLWARLPGSGNPVHPGEDGSP